The sequence below is a genomic window from Salvelinus fontinalis isolate EN_2023a chromosome 19, ASM2944872v1, whole genome shotgun sequence.
gtgtatcaatacacccagtcactacaaagatacaggtgttcttcctaactcagtggccggagaggaaggaaaccggtcagggatttcaccatgaggccaatggttacaaagttaatggctgtgattggagaaaactgaggatggatcaacaacattgcagttactccacaatacaaacctaaatgacagagagaaaagaaggaaccctgtacagactaaaacatattccaaatcatccatcctgtttgcaacaaggctttAAAGTAAAATTGCTAAAAGTGTGGCAAAGCATTTCACTTTTTTTCCTCAATAAAAAGtgttacagttaaagtcggaagtttacatacaccttaaccagctacatttaaactcagtttttcacaattcctgacatttaatcctagtaaaaattcactgtcttatgtcagttaggatcatcactttatttaagaatgtgaaatgtcagaataatagtagagagaatgatttattttagcttttatttctttcatcacattcccagtgggtcagaagtttacatacactcaattagtatttagtagcattgtctttaaattgtttaacttaggtcaaacgttttggttagccttccacaagcttcccacaataatttgggtgaattttggcccattcctccttacagagatggtgtaactgagtcaggtttgtagaccttcttgctcgcacacattttttcagttctgcccacacattttctataggatggaggtcagggctttgtgatggccactccagtaccttgctttgttgttcttaagccattttgccacacctttggaagtatacttggggtcattgtccatttggaagacccatttgcgaccaagcttgatcttcctgactgatgtcttgagatgttgctacaataTATCAACattattttcctgcctcatggtgccatctattttgtgtccCTACTACAGCAAGCAccccgacaacatgatgctgccacccccgtgcttcacggttgggatggtgttcttcggcttgctagcctcccgctttttcctccaaacataacagtggtcattatggccaaacagttctatttttgtttcatcagaccagaggacatttctccaaaaagtacgatctttgtctccatgtgcagttgcaaaccgtagtctggctttttatggtggttttggagcagtggcttttccttgctgagcagcctttgaggttatgtcgacataggactcgttttactgtgtatatagataatttgtacctgtttcctccagcatcgtcacaaggtcctttgctgttgttctgggattgattttcacttttcgcaccaaagtacgttcatctctaggagactctctagtctccttcctgagcggtatgacagctgcgtggtcccatggtgtttatacttgcgtactattgtttgtacagatgaacgtggtaccttcaggcgtttggaaattgctcccaaggatgaaccagacttgtgaaggtctacaattttttttctgagttcttggcagatttcttttgattttcccatgatgtcaagcaaagaggcactgagtttgaaggtaggcctttaaatacatccacaggcacagctccaattgaatcaaattatgtaaattagcctatcagaagcttctaaagccttgacttcattttctggaattttccaagctgcacagtcaacttagtgtatgtaaacttctgacccactggaaatgtgatactgtgaatttaagtgaaataatctgtctgtaaacaattgttggaaaaattactgtgtcatgcacaaaatatatgttctaacagacttgccaaaactatagtttgttaacaagacatgtgtggagtggttgaaaaattagttttaatgactccaacctaagttcaAGTAAACTTCTGATTCTAACTTAATGTTTtgggaaaaaccaaaaaccttgatcagtctgctttccaccagacgctgggagattaattcacttttcagcaggtcAATATCCTTAAACACAAGGTAAAACCTACACTGGTGTTGCTTACCaagttgacagtgaatgttcctgagtggctgagttaaagttttgacttaaatctacttgaaaatctatggtaagacctgaaaatagttgtctagcaatgatcaacaaccaatttgacagatctTGAATTATTTTATTAATGCGCAAATGGGGCACAATTCAGgtttggaaagctcttagagacttacccagaaagactcacagctgtaatcattgCCAAGTGTTGATCtaaaaagtattgactcaggagtgtgaatacttacactaccgttcaaaagtttggggtcacttagaaatgttcttgttttttaaagaatagaaaaaaaattgtccattaaaatatcaaatttatcagaaatacagtgtagactgtggcagaccagggggtttggtcGAGActtttacacagatcagacacggacagagtatgattagctcggtttcaagggtgtttatataaataataaatcaaaaggataggtctcccccataagaccctctccgggataccATCTTCTGGACTACGGGTCTTGCTGTAAAAAACTGAACTCCCTCCTTTTAGCTCGGGCCCTGTCTCCAACTATACAGAAGTCACCTTTcttcccccagtccctctccttgtGTGCTGCCCTCctggcagctttatgggactCGTACAGCTGGTGAACAATCAGCCCTTGATTACCCACCAACcacaatcagccccaattagtcctggctggagagcccgtcgagacctggcacgtccagcaaAGGGAGACATCGCCTCGTGATGTAAACTCCATCTGCCACCATGGCCTCaacgagtctccccctggtggctgacctgctgtacaccacaagacattgttaatgttttaaactgagcaagaggacaagtacagttgaggacttgtgaggcatctgtttctcaaactagacactctaatgtacttttcctctttctcaattgtgcaccggggcctcccactcctctttctgttctAGTTAGTGCCAGTTTGTGCggttctgtgaagagagtagtacacagtgttgtaccagatcttcagtttcttgtcaatttctcgcatggaatagccttcctttcaaagaaaaagaatagactgacgagtttcagaagaaagttctttgtttctgaccatttttagcctgtaatcaaacccacaaatgctgatgctccagctactcaactagtctaaagacggacagttttattgcttctttaatcagaacaacagtttccagctgtgctaacataattgcaaaagggttttctaatgatcaattagccttctaaaatgataaacttggattagctaacacaatgtgccattggaacacaggagtgatggttgctgataatgggccactgtacgcctatgtagatattccattaaaaaacagccgtttccagctacaaaagttatttaaaacattaacaatgtctacactgtatttctgatcaatttgatgttattttaatggacaaaaaaatgtgattttctttttaaaaaacaaggacatttctaagtgaccccgaacttttgaactgtagtgtatgtAAATTCCCTAACGGTGGCCATGTCAACTGTCACAGCAAAATAGTAACTTGTCAAACAAGTCTTTCACTGCCTTATATAGGGAATCAATACGAGATTTCCTATTCTACAAACTAAGAGGGCGAATCTCTTTGAGAATAGTTATAGCTATCAAAGAAATGTTGTTAATTCAATGTTGTTAATCAGATCTTTAACCACATTGGGAGCTGAGGTGCAGTGAGTTTTCATTATTGTATCATGAGGAGGTGACAGCCTTAATTGTAATTGTCACAGTAGGTGTCCAGCCCCACGCTCTCCTCCCAGTTCTTGGCCACGCTATTCTTCTTGTTCTTCTCCGCCATGATAATGGCAGCTACCACGGTGATCACCACGGTGACCGTCAGAATGAGCACTGTCACAGTCTCTCCGACACACAGCTCATCATCCACTTCTCCCATGGACCTGCCCTTTAGCTCGGTGGGCTGGCTGCACCTCAGCTCCTGGTAGTCATCCAGGAAGACCCTGTGGATGCTGGACAACTTCCTGAACACCCTCTGCAGGTCGCAGTCACAGTGCCAGGGGTTGCCCTCCAACAGGACGTGGAGGCTAGGGGTGTGGATGCTCAACAGGGTCCTGTAGCCCAGGGTGCTTAGGCGGTTGAGGGCCAGGTCCAGCAGAGTTAGGGAAGACATAGGGGCGAAGACTCCTGGCTCAGTGGAGCTGATCAAGTTCCCCCGAAGGCCCAGCACCTCCAGGGAGCGCAGCGTGGAGAAGAGGCCGGAACCCAGGGAGGTTAGATGGTTTCCCTCCAGGTGGAGCTGGCGCAGGCCAGTCAGGTAACCCAGGGCTCTGGGCTTTACTGTGGAGATTAGGTTGCTGCTCAGGTCCAGCTTCTGGAGGCTGTCCAGGCTGTGGAAGGCCCCACTCTCCAGGACGGTGAGATGGTTGTGATCCAGCAGGAGCTCTGTTAGGGATTCAAGGCCCAGGGAGAAGCCAGGCCCCAGGGCAGAAAGGTGGTTACGGCTCAGGTCCAGCCTCCTCAGACCCTGGAGGGAGGAGAAAGCTCCGTCATCTACATGGCTGAGGTTGTTGTCTTTTAAAAGGAGCACCCTCAGGCTCCACAGGGTCCCAAATGAACCTGCTTGGAGCACTGTCAACAGGTTTCTGGACAGGTCCAGGTACTCTGTGTTGTGGGGGACATTCCTAAGAGGAGTGGTAAGATTCCCACCCGAACAGTTGATATATTTTATATCTGTGAGGCAGCTGCACCCGTCATAGCAAGCAGTAATTTTCTTCAATGGAAAAGTGATAACATACATGATGAATATGAACCAATGGGATGGATCCATCCTGTTcctgaaataaataaaagaacaAATAAAAGAACAAAGGCTCATGCATTTCACAACATATCCTGAAAAATGATATGACGTTGAATTATTTGTTAGTGTTTGTGTGAACACTACTCCCACAAGCTTGAGAAAAGCATCAGATACTTTACCCTGTCTAAAAACAACAACTGTTCAAACACTGTCTGCTGAATATACTTTGTGCTGGTTTAGAGTGTTAGCCTGTAATTAACAACAGTTATGTCAAACAGACAAAGCGACAGGAACAGCAACTTATTTTAGCACACTATTTAGCAGAAAACAGGACAAAGAACCCACGCCTTACCTGTTGTCTGTGGTAGCCTAATTGTAAAACTCAGCACACCATGTAGCATATGTCTGCGTCGAGCCCAGACTGCCTGCAGATGAACCACAcggaccagacagaccagacagctGACCTGATCCATCTGTCAACCTCTGAAAAGAAGGGGTGGTCTGCTCactacccccctccccctccacccttcAACCCTTCCACTCCCCTCTAGTGCACCTGTTGACAGGTGAGGGCCGCTCTGACAATGGCAGTGTGAATAATTCACACAGTGGCAGGAAGAGAGCCGACTTTCCACCCTGCCTGGTCACAGTCACATACTGTACCAATGGAGATAGAAGTGATGGCGGTGGAGTGTTCTTTATTGCATTGTTAGGAGCGAGTAActcaagcatttcactgcacccgctagaacatctgctaaactgtgtatgcaaccaataaacttttgatttcatttgaaagaggaggaagacttGGCACCGCATCAATAAACAACACTTACGATAGTACGATGGGGTTACAGGACATCCGGGTCTACAGTAGACTAGCCATTGACAGACACAGCAGCTGTCTGTTATCTCTGACTGTAACCAGCATCATTAAGTGTTGCACACGTGGTTACTCCAGCTACATTGTTATTCCACTCCTTGTAGACTAGACCTTATTTCACTCCGTATCATTTAGAAGTCACATGCTTACTCTGTAAACCCAGCAGAGAGCAGGAGTATGCTACTAGCTGCCTGGATCCTGGAGTCTGCTGCTCCTCTGCTCCATAAAGATGTGTTGTGCTGGATCCCCACAGCTAAACACAGCCCAGCTATCAAGTGGAGGAAACATGATTGGAAAAGAGGTTCATTACTCAACCGCTGTGAGCTGGGGCACAACACCATGGGAGCAGATGAGTGCTGAATATCAAACCACACTCTATCAGGGACAACATGCAGACCACCCAGGAAAATCCTACCAGTGTGATCAGCAAGGATATTGTGTAATTGCAATTCATTTCACCATGACATGGAACCCATCTATTTTTGTATTTAGACTGACGGCTGTTGTGCTGGCTTCCTGAGTGGGTCTCAATAAGAGACAAATACAGCAGATGGCAGCATTGCCACGTGGTAGCACTTGACTTGCAAAGGGCAAAAAGAGGAAGACAGTGCTACTATAAATAAGCAATGTAAGACATTATTAAGGCAATTCATAGATCTATGCAAAAAGCACTTCTGAGTAGAACCAGTATGATACAAAGCACTGCCAGAAAATGATTTGtttggagaaagagaagagatgtTTGGTTCAGAACATCCTTTTCTCCATGTACCGCAGTAGCTATAGGAAAGCAGTGAGTGCAGAAACAATAGTTACTCCTATACAATGTAAAGTGCCTCTATACCTAGATGCAATAAAAAAGCTATTCATTATTAATTCTCCATGAGCATTATAAAACAATTACTATTCAATGGTTGCATCTTCTATTATGCAAACAAATACAGAAATGTTTTAATTGAAAGTAACTCAATGTATTACCACTGTCAaggttcccactgggcacagacgtcaattcaacgtcacTTCCACTTTGGTTTAATGTCATTtcatttaattgaaatgacgtggaaacaatgttcattcaaccagtgtgtgcccagtgggttgatactgaaaataaaaaacacaagACTGAAATCAACAACCTGTGTTTTCCAGTTCTTGTGTTTTCCAGTTCTTGTGTTTTCCAGCTCTTTTGTTTTCAATTTGTAGTGTTTTCCAGTTGTTGTTTTCCAGTTGTTGTTTTCCAGTTGTTGTTTTCCAGTTGTGTTTCCTTCCAGTTGTTGTTTTCCAGTTGTTGTATTCCAGTTGTTGTTTTCCAGTTGTTGTTTTCCAGTTGTTGTTGTTTTCCAGTTGTTGTTTTCAAGTTGTTGTTGTTTTCAAGTTGTTGTTGTTTTCCAGTTGTTGTTGTTTTCCAGTTGTTGTGTTTTGACGGTTGTTGTTTATTCCGGTTGTTGTTTTCCAGTTGTTGCATTTACCAGTTGTCGTTTCCAGTTTTTGTTTTCCAGTTGGTGTTTTCAAGTTGGTGTTGTTTTCCACTTGTTGTGTTCTGACATGGTGGTTGTGCTGTCGGGCAGCTCCTTTGGCAGGTTGTATAATAGTTTCATTGataatctgtcacgccctggccttagtattatttgttttatttattattttagttaggtcagggtgtgacatggggtatgtgtgtattttggggtattatatggtagagggggtgttggttgtaggttatggttttgtgttgagtgtatgtgtctagctgtgtctatgttgggtgtagttgtctaggaaagtctatggtggccggaatgggttctcaattagagacagctgatttcggttgtctctaattgggagccatatttaaggctgccatatgctttagctgtttgtgggtcattgtttatgtatatgtatatgtcgacgtaagtagtttgtgtgtgcacttacgttttgaagtttcacgtttgttgtttttgttagtgttgtataagtgtttggtgatcatcttcgtcttgggaaataaagaagatgtattcaaatcatgttgcgccttggtcctctcgttcacgTCAATGCGATCGTGACATAATCTGTCAGCACTGGCCCTTCGATCCTGGGCTCGTATGATGCGTGTTAAGGCCCCCCTGGTCCTATGTCAGTAATCCTGTATACAACTATGACATACATCACCGTTTGTGGCAGGTTAGGTTTCAGGTAGCTTTCAACATGAAATTAGACTGGTTGTTTAATTTCACTTCATAGGCTACTCTGTTGAAAGGAAAAGTTCTAAATAGAATTGTATAAAAAAGCTTTTCACTGCATCGTCAACTAAAAGCTGAATTTTTTTTTTCGTCCTCAAAGAAACAACTACGCCGAGAATCACGCAGTAGCATCGGCATCAATAATAACATCACACCAGTCATCCCTCTCACCAACCCATTACAATTAGTCAGCAGTAATATAAGACCAGGCAACATCAAAAACACCTGAGATAGAGGCAAAGTGGTGTACATAACCTTAACATTTAATTAGATAAGGATTGATTATTGAGAATGGTAAGTGCAAGTTGTACCGAGGGCAGATGCTAAAGCTTCTTCTTGTCCTTCAGTGAGGGATTTTTCAAGGCCACAGGCACATGCAGATTCTTAAGCTTTTGCTTTcaggagaaaaatatatataaaaatggaGCCGCTGTGCTCTCTTCTAGCAGATATCATCTCACTGTCCAACCTCGCAAAGTTTTATGAAATCCATTTACTTACCATTGAAGTCTACTTTTCACAAAATCAATGATTTAGATGTGCATCTTTGCAGCGCCCCGTGCCAATACAAGTGAAGCAGGGCCATAAATGATTCAGAATTACAACACTTTTCTCTCCGTGTATGGGCATTAGTCACTGTTGTTTTCACTCCCTGACTTTGTGGAGGAGAAGATCCCTCTGGGTGGAGAGGCCAGCATATTCACACGGCTCTGCTCTGACTTCACTGGAGCCTGGGCAGGTTTGGGTATACTGTCTGCAGTCTGTGGGGAGGGATGAAGAACCGTGGCAGTTCTGTGGTGCAAAACACAGACGATGAGAGAGAATGAGCTCTCCATAGAGTAATGGAGTCTAATACCATGATACAATGATTGTAGTCTCTATGTATGTCTGTTCAGACAGGAATCCAGGGCATTGGGACATTTCTCATCCCATTGCACATTTCAAAGGATGACTAATCAATATGGTGTTTGGTCCTTTTGGGCAAGTGATGAGACTGTGAATGGATTAAGAGCTATAATACTAATGGGGTGAAAGCAATGTCAAGGTGCTGCTCAATAGGAAATGTTTACCTGAATGGTGTGTGCCCTGAGAATAATCTTGGTCTGAAAATGTGTGATCCCTTTCGATGTGATGCAGGTTTAGGATTCAAGTCTCAAAAATACTTGACAATTTTCTGTTAATTATGCACATTGCAATCTTTAAACAGAGCTACTTCACATTCATAACTTCCTGGTCAATCTGGATATGACAAAGATGAAAATGAATAGACGTTTTCCTTATTGTCTTGTGACTGATATGAATGATCACATGGGGAAAATGTCATTTCCTTATCTGTTACGTCTCACCATCTGTCATTAGCTCTCACGCATGAGATGAATGACGATGAAGCGTCTCTTTCTTCTGATAATTGGGGCTGTGGGTGGATTTTTCATTTCTCCTCATCTGAGCTCTTAAACGAGGCAGGATCTAACGCTGACTCCTCATTTGTCCTCAAGGACTCTAGAGGGACGTTTGAAAAAAACGTGCCTGCCTATTGAACGTACTTCTGAAATGAAGAGCCATCTTACATACTGTAGACAGAGAACAAAGCATAGGTTTGCTTCCTGTGGAACAGGAGCACTAAGCTCCATGACTGACAATGTACAGCACTTTTCCCAGCTCCAATGCGTGCTCTCCCAGCTCTTTTTAATTAACCCATCCCATGTGGAGCTTGGGATATTAATGCTGGTCGAGCTGTCATTAGACATAGGAAGAACTGAGTGTGaggcttcccactgggcacattacataatttcaaTGTGGATAATTggataatatttggttgagacattGAACAATGAGACTACAACTGATATTCACTCACTCAAAAAGACAGTTTAAAATGAGTTGAATTTCCAATCAACTTGCTTTCAACTATTTCAAACCATAGAAaagttattttgtatttatacaacAGATTAATGTACAGGGAACTCAGCTAAATTCTGGAAAGCTGTTAAATCACTTAAGTGTtgtgtctcctcttctctcccccgaAATTAATTTAGATTCTGGCCTATTACTGACAAAATTTGATATCATTAATGCATTTAATCACCATTTATCTCTGCAGGCTTTATATTTGAATGTATTTCAAAACCAGCTCTTAAAAAGAGTAGTTTGGATGTAGATGGTCAAAATATATTGAATGATTCTGAAAATGCTAGTGAGGAGTTTTCAGAAATTCACTGATAAAGAAGTCCTGGATGCTTTGTTAACATTAGACAAAAACAAATCTACAGAGGCTGATCATTTGGAGCCTTGTCTGCTCAATGTACAACTTCATTCCTTTTTATCTGATAATTATATTCTTAATATTAagcaatcagggtttaggcctgggcgTAGTACTACCACAGGAATCACGCTAGTTGTTAATGATCTTGTCAATACCTTGGATGCTAAAAAGAGCTGTGCTGCCTTTTTCATTGACCTGTCAAAGGCGTTCGACACTGTTGATCATTCTGTTTTGCTGAAGAAATTATCAAGAATATGCCTGGGATATACAGCCTGTTTAAGGTTTCAGAATTATCTTAgcgacagaactcaggccatcttgaCAAATGGGGTTAAATCCGAATTTCTTGAGATTGAAaaaggtgttcctcagggttcgaTTTTGGGTCCATTATTGTTCACTTTGTATATTGCTGTCATGGGAAACACTTGTAATACTTGTAACATTCAtctatatgcagatgacacagtttTGTATTCCTGTGCTACCTCGGTGCAGCAGGCAATTTGTGAACTTCAGCATGACTTTGATTCAATTCAAAAACCACTTACAGATCTTAAATTAAGTTCGTTTTAGTAAAACCATGCTCATGCTGTTCTCTAGGTCATGAAATGTTGACCTTGAGGACCTGCATATCTGTGCTATAAATGGAGCCCAAACTGAGCTTGCTTCTCAATATAAGTACCTGGGTGTCTGGTTTGACGACAAGTTGTCCTTCGTAACGCATATAAAAAATCTGACTAAGAAGCtaagattgtttttttataacgAAATAAATCATGCCTTAATATTAAAAATAGGAGAAAGATTGTTCTCCCTGTATTGGATTTTGGTGATATTGTTTACATGCATGCGGCAACCTCTGTTTTAAAACCCTTGGACGCAGTCTACCATTCCGCAATACGTTTTATCACAGGGGACAATTTTAGGACTCATCATTGTAGTCTGTATAAAAATGTGGAATGGACCTCTTTGTCTGTAAGAAGAGAGCTgcattcttttatttatttacaaagcaATCTGACAGAAACTCCCTTTATATGTAACATCATTAATTAAGATAAAAATCATCACTTACCAAACCCGTTCACAGGAATGGATAACACTAGAGGTCCCTCCAGTCTCTACGGATTTGGGAAAATCTGCGTTTTGTTTTTATGCCCCAAATTTGTGGAATAATCAGCAAAGCTCACTGCAGTTAGATGTGCTGGTGCCACTCAGGCAGTTTACATGATTGATTGAGGACCTCTATGTAGTTGAATATGATTGCTTTTATACACATGTGTATGTTGTTTTAATATTCTGTTTTTATTGTAATGTGTACAAGGGCTCTCTTGTAAAATAGATTTTAATCTCAATGTGACTCCCtgttttaaataaaggttaaataaaataatgtgttatcactgtgcttcatctcaTAGCAAAACCAAATAACTTGGATTGTAGTTGAGATTGTATTAAAAGTACATGGCGCAAGTGATCAATGTTGTTTGAGACTCTGCCAGATTATTgcagcaattgtgaagatctctaCAGACCTGTGACTACCTACTGTATGCATGCTATCTTTATTTAACATGCTTGCTTTATATGATTACATAACAAGAAAtgtgtagttacagtaacctcaacatgtgaccatggatgtgttactcattttaagattgaatgttacattagtttgtaagatagccttaactttagtctatttactgtattacaaaagtaatcatgaattgtgtttggttgacaatgcaaccaaatatcaagGAGATGTTACTACTTAAAGGAGATGTATCTACTTAAAGGAGATGTATCTAATGCTTGGATAGTTCCGTCGCTCAGATGGAACTGTCTTAAACTGGCTTAAACCCATTCTGTAATTGTTATTTTTGCTTGAGTTGGAGACATGATTCCAACAAATAATTTGTTAATATATTGACAACtaataggctatttattgtattgtgtatggttgtcaacacaaccaaatatcaacatttgaaggcaATTTAAAATCTGGTAGAGTTCAATCTCTACCA
It includes:
- the LOC129817031 gene encoding reticulon-4 receptor-like 2 produces the protein MDPSHWFIFIMYVITFPLKKITACYDGCSCLTDIKYINCSGGNLTTPLRNVPHNTEYLDLSRNLLTVLQAGSFGTLWSLRVLLLKDNNLSHVDDGAFSSLQGLRRLDLSRNHLSALGPGFSLGLESLTELLLDHNHLTVLESGAFHSLDSLQKLDLSSNLISTVKPRALGYLTGLRQLHLEGNHLTSLGSGLFSTLRSLEVLGLRGNLISSTEPGVFAPMSSLTLLDLALNRLSTLGYRTLLSIHTPSLHVLLEGNPWHCDCDLQRVFRKLSSIHRVFLDDYQELRCSQPTELKGRSMGEVDDELCVGETVTVLILTVTVVITVVAAIIMAEKNKKNSVAKNWEESVGLDTYCDNYN